A single region of the Streptomyces virginiae genome encodes:
- a CDS encoding SPFH domain-containing protein, which produces MSSVVVPVVGVVVLLVLLALVVVTRYKVAGPSEAFLITGRRGKKSTDPATGQIFTDTSGQKVVVGGGVFVVPFVQQRYTLDLSSRHIPIAVRGAVTLRGIKANLEGVAIVKVGGNEDAIRAAAQRFLQQQDGIVGFTQEVLSGALRAIVGRMSVEDIIRDRAAFAGQVAEEAEASLSGQGLVLDAFQIQDITTEGSYLEDLGRPEAARAKQEADIAEANARRAAEQARLKAEEEIAVAQRTLYLRQAEIKAETDAAAAQANAAGPLADADRQQQILAEQEKVAERQAALTDRQLDTEVRKPADARRYQAEQEAEALRVARVKQAEAERLAAIAAAQAEAERARLTGEGEKQRRSALAEAEAIEGAKRGEAERARRAAIADAVRLEGDAEAAAIAAKGAAEAEAMQKKADAFESYGEAAMVQMLVEVLPQVVAKAAEPLAAIDKMTVISTDGANRLSRTVADNVAQGMELLGSTTGVDLTQLLKGFAASRSATPAPEPVPVNGKIAISD; this is translated from the coding sequence ATGAGTTCAGTCGTCGTTCCGGTCGTGGGAGTGGTCGTACTCCTCGTGCTGCTCGCACTGGTCGTCGTCACCCGTTACAAGGTCGCAGGTCCCAGCGAGGCCTTCCTCATCACGGGCCGACGCGGCAAGAAGTCCACCGATCCGGCCACCGGACAGATCTTCACCGACACCAGCGGTCAGAAGGTCGTGGTCGGCGGCGGGGTGTTCGTCGTGCCCTTCGTCCAGCAGCGCTACACCCTCGACCTGTCCAGCCGGCACATCCCGATCGCCGTGCGCGGAGCGGTCACCCTGCGCGGCATCAAGGCGAACCTCGAAGGCGTGGCGATCGTCAAGGTCGGCGGCAACGAGGACGCCATCCGCGCCGCCGCCCAGCGTTTCCTCCAGCAGCAGGACGGCATCGTCGGCTTCACCCAGGAAGTGCTCTCCGGCGCCCTGCGGGCCATCGTCGGCCGGATGTCGGTCGAGGACATCATCCGCGACCGGGCCGCCTTCGCCGGGCAGGTCGCGGAGGAGGCCGAGGCCAGCCTCTCCGGGCAGGGCCTGGTCCTGGACGCCTTCCAGATCCAGGACATCACCACCGAGGGCTCCTACCTGGAGGACCTCGGCCGCCCCGAGGCCGCCCGCGCCAAGCAGGAGGCCGACATCGCCGAGGCCAACGCCCGCCGGGCCGCCGAACAGGCCCGGCTGAAGGCCGAGGAGGAGATCGCGGTCGCGCAGCGCACCCTGTACCTGCGCCAGGCCGAGATCAAGGCCGAGACCGACGCCGCCGCCGCCCAGGCGAACGCCGCCGGCCCGCTGGCCGACGCCGACCGGCAGCAGCAGATCCTGGCCGAGCAGGAGAAGGTGGCCGAACGGCAGGCCGCGCTGACCGACCGACAGCTCGACACCGAGGTCCGCAAGCCGGCCGATGCCCGCCGCTACCAGGCGGAGCAGGAGGCCGAGGCGCTGCGCGTGGCCCGCGTGAAGCAGGCCGAGGCCGAGCGCCTCGCCGCCATCGCCGCCGCCCAGGCGGAGGCCGAGCGGGCCCGTCTGACGGGTGAGGGCGAGAAGCAGCGCCGCTCCGCCCTCGCCGAGGCCGAGGCCATCGAGGGCGCCAAGCGCGGTGAGGCCGAACGCGCCCGCCGTGCGGCCATCGCCGACGCGGTACGCCTGGAGGGCGACGCGGAGGCGGCGGCGATCGCGGCCAAGGGCGCGGCCGAGGCCGAGGCGATGCAGAAGAAGGCCGACGCCTTCGAGAGCTACGGCGAGGCGGCGATGGTCCAGATGCTGGTCGAGGTGCTCCCGCAGGTGGTCGCCAAGGCGGCCGAACCGCTCGCCGCCATCGACAAGATGACCGTCATCTCCACCGACGGCGCGAACCGCTTGTCCCGCACCGTCGCCGACAACGTCGCCCAGGGCATGGAGCTGCTCGGCTCCACCACGGGCGTCGACCTGACCCAGCTCCTCAAGGGCTTCGCCGCGAGCAGGTCGGCGACGCCCGCCCCCGAGCCGGTCCCGGTCAACGGCAAGATCGCGATCAGCGACTGA
- a CDS encoding esterase/lipase family protein has translation MSTPVVDVWGPVAPGTRSSYPPAPEPHDEWNLAGGTAWVYYSPLNRRQLIRPVILSDGFSGGSSDLDQLWHGLEENGDHRFISELHATGRDVIILGYTDRTASITTNADTVIDCVRRAVAERVGRAKLAVGGFSMGGLVTRYALAKMEHDPSLPDHETSTYFSYDTPHQGAWFPVALQAFTHYATDKWGDADGIGPVLRQFSGLLNSPAAKQMARWHIAKATDTPEQAPERSEFLRKLDEFGGWPRNVRRIGVANGVDTGAGNGVKADATAVRCDGGTLRDTWLKTQAQGEQVVARLQKTGEEPTSVRTGGLPDIDGAPGGLFTMPSPAGDPGSFGLAGLLMALLGNTVDPDVIATSCFIPSISAVAAGDIDTPKALYRPITPEHSALDAFLCASRNEGHTTMTEELGAWIVNEIVATD, from the coding sequence ATGTCCACCCCTGTCGTAGACGTCTGGGGACCGGTCGCCCCCGGGACCCGCTCCTCGTACCCGCCCGCGCCCGAACCGCATGACGAGTGGAACCTCGCCGGCGGAACGGCCTGGGTCTACTACAGCCCGCTGAACCGCAGGCAGCTCATCCGGCCCGTCATCCTCTCGGACGGCTTCTCCGGCGGATCGAGCGACCTCGACCAGCTCTGGCACGGCCTGGAGGAGAACGGCGACCACCGCTTCATCTCCGAACTCCACGCGACCGGCCGAGACGTGATCATCCTCGGCTACACCGACCGGACGGCGTCGATCACGACCAACGCCGACACCGTCATCGACTGCGTCCGCCGGGCCGTCGCCGAGCGGGTCGGCCGGGCGAAGCTGGCCGTGGGCGGCTTCAGCATGGGCGGACTGGTCACCCGCTACGCGCTGGCCAAGATGGAGCACGACCCCTCGCTGCCCGACCACGAGACGTCCACCTATTTCTCCTACGACACTCCCCACCAGGGCGCATGGTTCCCCGTCGCCCTGCAGGCCTTCACCCACTACGCGACGGACAAGTGGGGAGACGCGGACGGTATCGGGCCTGTCCTGCGCCAGTTCTCCGGACTGCTCAACAGCCCCGCCGCGAAGCAGATGGCGCGCTGGCACATCGCGAAGGCCACGGACACCCCCGAGCAGGCACCGGAGCGGTCGGAGTTCCTGCGCAAGCTCGACGAATTCGGCGGATGGCCGCGCAACGTCCGGAGGATCGGCGTCGCCAACGGAGTGGACACCGGCGCCGGCAACGGCGTCAAGGCCGACGCGACCGCGGTGAGGTGCGACGGCGGAACGCTGCGCGACACATGGCTCAAGACCCAGGCGCAGGGCGAGCAGGTGGTCGCCCGCCTGCAGAAGACGGGCGAGGAGCCGACCTCGGTCCGCACCGGTGGGCTGCCCGACATCGACGGTGCTCCCGGCGGTCTGTTCACCATGCCGTCCCCTGCGGGCGACCCGGGCAGCTTCGGCCTGGCCGGCCTCCTCATGGCTCTCCTCGGCAACACCGTCGACCCGGACGTCATCGCGACGTCCTGTTTCATCCCCAGCATCAGCGCCGTCGCGGCCGGTGACATCGACACCCCGAAGGCGCTCTACCGACCGATCACACCGGAGCACAGCGCACTCGACGCCTTCCTCTGCGCGAGCCGCAACGAGGGACACACCACCATGACCGAAGAACTCGGCGCGTGGATCGTGAACGAGATCGTCGCGACCGACTGA
- a CDS encoding LuxR family transcriptional regulator, whose protein sequence is MIETDPHDRTPARTQEDSRPVTHTAADPASVLRVLIQRRQALLHQESADLNSLRSYADRLAHRLPPQPAPPPDAPAGIEILTGTEAARARLDTLLDTAETEVLILDRTARAPEAPGREEAEAGAAGAVGAVGWDRIRHLLARGVVVRTVTDRRGTDFPDRAKELIALTGLGLQARIGRRLPTGLILVDRRTCLLPPQPGTDDGADGVDGAGGVDGAALVFGDSLVHRAALPLFESLWARATPVGSPGSPLVADQRELLGLLASGLKDETIARRLGVHVHTARRRITRMLEELGADTRFQAGVQAAIRGWLQPHPDPDGEAGGPGGHFTGSGASGPAAASAAGSAAGSAAGRSMGRAAPHDLLLRPLHPEPGPCRELRGGEAVDPARRR, encoded by the coding sequence ATGATCGAAACCGACCCGCACGACAGGACTCCGGCCCGCACGCAGGAAGACAGCCGGCCGGTGACGCACACGGCCGCGGATCCGGCCTCCGTGCTGCGCGTACTCATCCAGCGCAGGCAAGCCCTCCTGCACCAGGAGTCGGCCGACCTCAACTCCCTGCGCTCCTACGCCGACCGACTGGCCCACCGGCTCCCGCCGCAGCCCGCGCCACCCCCCGACGCGCCGGCCGGCATCGAGATCCTCACCGGCACCGAAGCGGCCCGGGCCCGCCTCGACACCCTGCTCGACACCGCGGAGACCGAGGTGCTGATCCTCGACCGCACCGCAAGAGCACCGGAGGCTCCCGGACGGGAGGAGGCCGAGGCCGGGGCCGCCGGGGCGGTCGGGGCGGTCGGCTGGGACCGCATACGCCACCTGCTGGCGCGCGGCGTCGTCGTACGGACCGTCACCGACCGGCGGGGCACCGACTTCCCGGACCGGGCGAAGGAGCTGATCGCCCTCACCGGACTCGGCCTCCAGGCCCGGATCGGCCGGCGCCTGCCCACAGGCCTGATCCTCGTGGACCGGCGTACCTGCCTGCTGCCCCCGCAACCCGGCACCGACGACGGAGCCGACGGGGTGGACGGAGCCGGGGGAGTCGACGGGGCTGCCCTGGTGTTCGGCGATTCCCTGGTGCACCGGGCCGCGCTGCCCCTGTTCGAGTCCCTGTGGGCGCGCGCCACCCCCGTGGGCAGCCCTGGCAGCCCGCTCGTCGCGGACCAGCGGGAACTGCTCGGGCTGCTCGCGTCCGGTCTGAAGGACGAGACCATCGCCCGCCGGCTCGGTGTGCACGTGCACACCGCGCGCCGGCGGATCACCCGCATGCTGGAGGAACTCGGTGCCGACACCCGCTTCCAGGCCGGTGTCCAGGCCGCCATCCGCGGCTGGCTGCAGCCGCACCCCGACCCGGACGGCGAGGCAGGGGGGCCAGGAGGTCACTTCACGGGGTCCGGCGCCTCCGGTCCGGCCGCCGCTTCGGCCGCGGGTTCGGCCGCGGGTTCGGCCGCGGGTCGGTCCATGGGGCGGGCCGCACCCCACGATCTCCTGCTACGCCCGCTCCACCCCGAGCCCGGCCCGTGCCGTGAGCTGCGCGGCGGCGAGGCGGTGGACCCGGCACGGCGCCGTTGA
- a CDS encoding M4 family metallopeptidase — protein sequence MTLQASPAWAADPGPSNALPGQDTATPVLVEGIREPVDAKAAPADAARQHLAANKGRYKIPRAGSDLVPMAATATGSKDETVRLQQKHRGVPVLGGQYVVRMQKQDGKRVVTGTSGHYFTALTTGVTPQVAEDVAVRRAVAATARRLGAALDKGQAPRSESGDPAATGMTGEAKGLVVLPKGAGVLAYRVTVRGTAPGTGAPVVDEVYVDARSGYPALQYSALKTMAAPAASAAGEFAESPTADGPPAAPANLVPETGSGARLSGAAASLDIAYDPAAGSYLLADAGRMRATSKSLLSTWDARGKSVSETSGRWPSGISMFSSPNTSFGAAATDSGAVDAHWNAGQVYDFYKKNLGRDSLDGNGGAVNSLVGVTYYGQPYANAFWDGTKMVYGIGDKEFKPMSADTDVVGHEMTHGVIEHTANLVYAGQSGALNEALADYFGNAIDVTANGTPMGDPTAGLIGEDLCRTKAAADCALRDLNDGATTSKSFLGVSFATDNGGVHLNSTIFSGALWDMREDLGGALADKIVYKAVTEYMTPIDGFTEARGAVLAAAKALGATAGQQNAVKRSFNAHGIVPGWEQALGVDTDTLFGKLNTTDSGVGAGGGWWTASKSNDDGSEPYSVYAGRLDGKGAPKVISPNDGRYHTAPATDGKTVVWTAYGPTSVDVLSRPVAGGPIKTLYSSMTGVAGLRVEKNTVVFEEYDILGGRHVGYLRPTDKAPVFTDGKRWNTLTALPSISDNKIAYAKLYPEAGSYRLGVEVVDLATGKAVMTEQLDEPVSLGQTGINGKNVFWLADTDESDGGLTSVISSGLDGRGAFIVSSEHKPGAFIASDLTVSQDALTLVAQTPDTRYRNETLPKLWQLTTDGSRRERVSCNRGEQSYPAAGAGRQVTWLDATTGSTDLVVRERPAGTC from the coding sequence ATGACCTTGCAGGCGTCGCCGGCGTGGGCTGCCGACCCCGGCCCCTCGAACGCGTTACCCGGCCAGGACACCGCGACCCCGGTGCTCGTCGAGGGCATACGGGAGCCCGTGGACGCCAAGGCCGCCCCGGCCGACGCGGCACGGCAGCACCTCGCCGCGAACAAGGGCCGCTACAAGATCCCCCGGGCGGGCAGCGACCTCGTCCCCATGGCGGCGACGGCCACCGGGTCCAAGGACGAGACGGTCCGGCTGCAGCAGAAGCACCGCGGTGTCCCCGTCCTGGGCGGCCAGTACGTCGTGCGCATGCAGAAGCAGGACGGCAAGCGCGTGGTCACCGGCACCTCGGGGCACTACTTCACCGCCCTCACCACCGGCGTGACCCCCCAGGTCGCCGAGGACGTCGCGGTCCGCCGCGCGGTGGCCGCCACGGCCCGCCGGCTGGGAGCGGCTCTCGACAAGGGCCAGGCACCGCGGTCCGAGTCCGGTGATCCTGCGGCCACCGGCATGACCGGTGAGGCCAAGGGGCTCGTCGTCCTGCCCAAGGGGGCCGGCGTCCTCGCCTACCGCGTCACGGTGCGCGGCACCGCGCCCGGCACCGGGGCGCCGGTCGTGGACGAGGTGTACGTGGACGCCCGCTCGGGCTACCCGGCGCTCCAGTACAGCGCGCTGAAGACGATGGCGGCCCCCGCGGCCTCGGCGGCCGGTGAGTTCGCCGAGAGCCCGACGGCGGACGGCCCGCCGGCCGCTCCCGCGAACCTGGTCCCGGAAACCGGGTCCGGGGCCCGACTCAGCGGCGCCGCGGCCTCGCTGGACATCGCCTACGACCCGGCGGCCGGCAGCTACCTCCTCGCGGACGCGGGCCGTATGCGCGCCACGAGCAAGAGCCTGCTGTCCACGTGGGACGCCCGTGGCAAGTCGGTGTCGGAGACCTCGGGCAGGTGGCCCTCCGGCATCTCGATGTTCTCCTCCCCGAACACCTCCTTCGGCGCGGCGGCGACGGACTCGGGAGCCGTGGACGCCCACTGGAACGCGGGCCAAGTCTACGACTTCTACAAGAAGAACCTCGGGCGCGACAGCCTCGACGGGAACGGCGGGGCCGTCAACTCCCTGGTCGGCGTGACGTACTACGGCCAGCCGTACGCCAACGCGTTCTGGGACGGCACCAAGATGGTCTACGGCATCGGGGACAAGGAGTTCAAGCCGATGTCGGCCGACACGGACGTCGTCGGCCACGAGATGACCCACGGCGTCATCGAGCACACGGCGAATCTCGTCTACGCGGGCCAGTCCGGCGCCCTGAACGAGGCCCTGGCCGACTACTTCGGCAACGCGATCGACGTCACCGCGAACGGCACGCCGATGGGTGATCCGACCGCCGGCCTGATCGGCGAGGACCTGTGCCGCACCAAGGCGGCCGCCGACTGCGCCCTGCGCGACCTCAACGACGGGGCCACCACCTCGAAGAGCTTCCTGGGCGTGTCGTTCGCCACCGACAACGGCGGCGTGCACCTGAACTCGACGATCTTCTCCGGCGCGCTGTGGGACATGCGTGAGGACCTGGGCGGCGCCCTGGCGGACAAGATCGTGTACAAGGCCGTCACCGAGTACATGACGCCGATCGACGGGTTCACCGAGGCCCGGGGCGCGGTGCTCGCGGCGGCCAAGGCACTGGGCGCGACCGCCGGCCAGCAGAACGCGGTCAAGCGGTCGTTCAACGCCCACGGCATCGTCCCCGGTTGGGAGCAGGCCCTCGGCGTCGACACCGACACCCTCTTCGGCAAGCTGAACACCACCGACTCCGGAGTGGGCGCGGGCGGCGGCTGGTGGACGGCCTCCAAGTCCAACGACGACGGCTCCGAGCCCTACTCGGTGTACGCCGGCCGCCTGGACGGCAAGGGCGCCCCGAAGGTGATCAGCCCCAACGACGGCCGCTACCACACCGCCCCGGCGACGGACGGCAAGACCGTGGTGTGGACGGCGTACGGCCCGACCTCGGTCGACGTCCTCTCCCGCCCCGTGGCGGGCGGCCCGATCAAGACCCTGTACAGCTCCATGACCGGCGTCGCGGGCCTGCGGGTGGAGAAGAACACGGTCGTGTTCGAGGAGTACGACATCCTCGGCGGCCGGCACGTCGGCTACCTGCGCCCCACCGACAAGGCCCCGGTCTTCACCGACGGGAAGAGGTGGAACACCCTGACCGCGCTCCCCTCCATCAGTGACAACAAGATCGCCTACGCGAAGCTCTACCCGGAGGCCGGTTCCTACCGGCTGGGCGTGGAGGTCGTCGACCTCGCCACCGGCAAGGCGGTCATGACGGAGCAGCTCGACGAGCCGGTGAGCCTCGGGCAGACCGGTATCAACGGCAAGAACGTGTTCTGGCTGGCCGACACCGACGAGAGCGACGGCGGTCTGACGTCGGTCATCAGCTCCGGCCTGGACGGCCGCGGCGCCTTCATCGTCAGCAGCGAGCACAAGCCGGGCGCCTTCATCGCCTCCGACCTGACGGTCTCGCAGGACGCGCTGACGCTCGTCGCCCAGACGCCCGACACGCGCTACCGCAACGAAACACTGCCCAAGCTGTGGCAGCTGACCACCGACGGCTCCCGCCGCGAACGGGTCTCCTGCAACCGTGGTGAGCAGAGCTACCCGGCGGCGGGCGCGGGCCGCCAGGTCACCTGGCTGGACGCGACCACCGGCTCCACCGACCTGGTGGTCCGGGAGCGACCGGCCGGCACCTGCTGA
- a CDS encoding SulP family inorganic anion transporter — MSSSARPRGFRPSWLSPKVLRTEVLGGLVVALALIPEAISFSIIAGVDPAIGLFASFTMAVTISVVGGRPAMISAATGAVALVIAPLNREHGFGYLVAAVILAGVFQMALGALGVGRLMRFIPRSVMVGFVNSLAILVFMAQVPELRNVPWAVYPLLAAGLALLVLFPRITTAVPAPLVAIVALTVITVAAGIAVPTVGDKGALPSSLPVPGLPDVPFTLDTLTTIAPYAFAMALVGLMESLMTAKLVDEITDTRSSKTREAVGQGVANIVTGFLGGMGGCAMIGQTMINVKVSGARTRLSTFLAGVFLMVLCIVFGPVVSDIPMAALVAVMVMVCFATFDWHSVAPATLRRMPAGEITVMVLTVVCVVATHNLAVGVVAGSVTAVVVFAKRVATLADVTAVTDPDGGRVVYTVTGELFFASSNELVGRFDYAGDPAEVVIDLSAAHIWDASSVAALDAIEHRYAQRGKSVRITGLNEPSARLHRTLSGELAATG; from the coding sequence GTGTCCTCATCCGCGCGACCGCGCGGCTTCCGCCCGTCCTGGCTTTCGCCGAAGGTGCTGCGCACCGAGGTGCTGGGTGGGCTGGTGGTCGCTCTGGCGCTGATCCCGGAGGCGATCTCCTTCTCGATCATCGCCGGAGTGGATCCGGCGATCGGCCTGTTCGCCTCGTTCACCATGGCCGTCACCATCTCCGTCGTCGGCGGGCGGCCCGCGATGATCTCCGCCGCCACCGGTGCGGTGGCCCTGGTGATCGCACCGCTGAACCGGGAGCACGGGTTCGGGTACCTGGTCGCGGCGGTGATCCTGGCCGGGGTGTTCCAGATGGCGCTCGGCGCGCTGGGTGTGGGCCGGCTGATGCGGTTCATCCCGCGCTCGGTGATGGTCGGCTTCGTGAACTCGCTCGCCATCCTGGTCTTCATGGCCCAGGTGCCGGAGCTGCGGAACGTACCGTGGGCCGTGTATCCGCTGCTGGCGGCCGGACTGGCGCTCCTGGTGCTGTTCCCGAGGATCACCACCGCCGTGCCGGCCCCGCTGGTGGCGATCGTCGCCCTCACGGTAATCACCGTCGCGGCGGGGATCGCGGTACCGACCGTCGGGGACAAGGGCGCGCTGCCCTCCTCGCTCCCGGTGCCCGGGCTGCCCGACGTACCGTTCACGCTCGACACCCTGACCACCATCGCCCCGTACGCCTTCGCCATGGCACTCGTCGGGCTGATGGAGTCGCTGATGACGGCGAAGCTGGTCGACGAGATCACCGACACCCGATCGTCCAAGACCCGGGAGGCCGTCGGACAGGGCGTCGCGAACATCGTGACCGGCTTCCTCGGCGGCATGGGTGGCTGCGCGATGATCGGCCAGACCATGATCAACGTGAAGGTCTCCGGCGCCCGGACCCGGCTCTCCACCTTCCTCGCGGGCGTGTTCCTGATGGTGCTGTGCATCGTCTTCGGCCCGGTCGTCTCCGACATCCCGATGGCCGCCCTGGTCGCCGTCATGGTCATGGTCTGCTTCGCGACCTTCGACTGGCATTCCGTCGCGCCCGCGACGCTCCGACGGATGCCGGCGGGCGAGATCACCGTCATGGTGCTGACCGTGGTCTGTGTGGTGGCCACCCACAACCTCGCCGTGGGCGTCGTGGCGGGATCCGTCACCGCGGTGGTCGTATTCGCCAAGCGCGTCGCCACGCTCGCCGATGTCACCGCGGTCACCGACCCGGACGGCGGCCGGGTCGTCTACACCGTCACCGGAGAGCTGTTCTTCGCCTCCTCCAACGAGCTCGTGGGCCGCTTCGACTACGCGGGCGACCCGGCCGAGGTCGTCATCGACCTGTCCGCCGCGCACATCTGGGACGCCTCCTCGGTCGCCGCGCTGGACGCGATCGAGCACCGGTACGCACAACGCGGCAAGAGCGTCCGGATCACGGGGCTGAACGAGCCCAGTGCCCGTCTGCACCGGACCCTCAGCGGCGAACTCGCCGCCACCGGCTGA
- a CDS encoding DUF5933 domain-containing protein yields the protein MLWAVASVIAVGFLVALELAARWYDVPGPITAQAREVIFAPKSGTVLYASMALMMVVLTWRQRFIGLAAAIGIDLVLWLVRWAVGAQMMFGTGALWVTLAWAVIAVTRRTGNERLLLLKGVGLALLLVTGRKTGYTWLFITSETRPTVLDQYVATADHALGNPSWVVGRLVEATGPVGFRVLEFVYIQLAVAAVAVALYQLRHVATLRRFPSHHLVRTFLVIGLLGPGIYMIFPVVGPIFAYGADGGQWALADLWPNTPPPLGAPGPMPFDEITPRNCMPSLHTAWATAIFIHSRKAPRALRYAGTFWLIATLGATLGFGYHYGADIIAGVVFTVTIETGLRSLARGWDRPGVLLTGYGFAVFVAYLVSYRYLSTQLAAYPWVFGPLLLLAMGSVIYGYVRTTRLWERQDAAAAGARVPEPRREQQPELV from the coding sequence CTGCTCTGGGCCGTGGCGAGCGTGATCGCCGTCGGATTCCTCGTCGCACTTGAGCTGGCCGCGCGCTGGTACGACGTACCGGGCCCGATCACCGCCCAGGCGCGAGAGGTGATCTTCGCCCCCAAGTCGGGGACCGTGCTGTACGCCAGCATGGCGCTGATGATGGTGGTGCTCACCTGGCGGCAGCGGTTCATCGGGCTCGCCGCCGCGATCGGCATCGACCTCGTCCTCTGGCTCGTACGGTGGGCGGTCGGCGCCCAGATGATGTTCGGCACCGGCGCGCTGTGGGTCACCTTGGCCTGGGCCGTCATCGCCGTCACCCGCCGGACCGGCAACGAACGCCTCCTGCTGCTCAAGGGCGTGGGACTGGCCCTGCTGCTGGTGACCGGCCGCAAGACCGGCTACACCTGGCTGTTCATCACCTCCGAGACCCGCCCGACGGTCCTCGACCAGTACGTGGCGACCGCCGACCACGCCCTGGGCAACCCCTCGTGGGTGGTGGGCCGGCTCGTCGAGGCCACCGGCCCGGTCGGCTTCCGCGTCCTGGAGTTCGTCTACATCCAGCTCGCGGTGGCCGCGGTCGCCGTCGCGCTGTACCAGCTGCGCCACGTGGCGACCCTGCGCCGCTTCCCGAGCCACCACCTGGTGCGCACCTTCCTGGTCATCGGCCTGCTCGGACCGGGCATCTACATGATCTTCCCGGTGGTCGGGCCGATCTTCGCGTACGGCGCCGACGGCGGACAGTGGGCGCTGGCCGACCTCTGGCCGAACACCCCGCCACCGCTCGGTGCCCCCGGCCCGATGCCCTTCGACGAGATCACCCCGCGCAACTGCATGCCCAGCCTGCACACGGCATGGGCCACCGCGATCTTCATCCACTCCCGCAAGGCTCCGCGGGCGCTGCGCTACGCCGGCACCTTCTGGCTGATCGCCACGCTCGGCGCCACGCTGGGCTTCGGCTACCACTACGGGGCGGACATCATCGCCGGTGTGGTCTTCACGGTCACGATCGAGACGGGGCTGCGCTCGCTCGCCCGCGGCTGGGACCGCCCCGGCGTCCTGCTGACCGGCTACGGCTTCGCGGTGTTCGTCGCGTACCTGGTCTCGTACCGCTATCTGTCGACGCAGCTGGCCGCGTACCCGTGGGTGTTCGGGCCGCTGCTGCTCCTGGCGATGGGCTCGGTGATCTACGGCTACGTCCGGACCACCCGGCTGTGGGAACGGCAGGACGCGGCCGCCGCGGGAGCGCGGGTGCCGGAACCGCGACGCGAGCAGCAGCCCGAACTGGTCTGA
- a CDS encoding DUF4436 family protein, whose translation MSNSHRPARPARHVPLLPGLVLIAIVAAVTVGAWLQFGERQALDTVYTAGRADRDRVDIDATIQRVDAAGREMTLRVLVTPRGALAEADGVSPTEDLTVLTSTATRGDLAFKAHQRIATTDVPVALTGGSITDYPFDTYGADVEFGAVLGGEKVPVRVTLSNNDVLFSATVDASTTQGIAVLDIGLARSNSVFIFAIFMMLAMWALAVSVLIGGWYLVTRRKGLTWPALGWMAATLFALAAFRNTAPGSPPIGCLLDYIAFLWAETVIAFCLITVVITGIRAEPPATTPTDAP comes from the coding sequence TTGTCGAACTCCCACCGCCCCGCACGACCCGCGCGCCACGTCCCGCTGCTGCCGGGCCTGGTCCTGATCGCCATCGTGGCGGCGGTCACCGTGGGAGCGTGGCTCCAGTTCGGGGAACGCCAGGCCCTGGACACGGTGTACACGGCGGGGCGCGCCGATCGGGACCGCGTCGACATCGACGCCACGATCCAGCGCGTCGACGCCGCGGGCCGCGAGATGACCTTGCGCGTCCTGGTCACCCCTCGGGGCGCCCTGGCCGAGGCCGACGGGGTCTCCCCCACCGAGGACCTCACCGTCCTGACGTCCACCGCCACCCGGGGCGACCTCGCCTTCAAGGCCCACCAGCGCATCGCCACGACGGACGTGCCGGTGGCCCTGACGGGCGGCTCGATCACGGACTACCCGTTCGACACCTACGGGGCGGACGTCGAGTTCGGTGCGGTGCTCGGCGGGGAGAAGGTCCCGGTCCGCGTGACGCTCTCCAACAACGACGTCCTCTTCTCGGCGACGGTCGACGCCTCGACGACGCAGGGCATCGCGGTCCTCGACATCGGCCTGGCGCGGTCCAACAGCGTCTTCATCTTCGCGATCTTCATGATGCTCGCCATGTGGGCGCTCGCCGTCTCGGTCCTGATCGGCGGCTGGTACCTGGTCACCCGGCGCAAGGGCCTGACCTGGCCCGCCCTCGGCTGGATGGCCGCGACCCTCTTCGCGCTGGCCGCCTTCCGCAACACGGCCCCGGGCTCCCCGCCCATCGGCTGCCTGCTCGACTACATCGCGTTCCTCTGGGCGGAGACGGTCATCGCGTTCTGCCTCATCACGGTGGTCATCACCGGCATCCGCGCCGAACCCCCGGCGACGACGCCCACGGACGCCCCCTAG